In the Triticum aestivum cultivar Chinese Spring chromosome 2B, IWGSC CS RefSeq v2.1, whole genome shotgun sequence genome, TAATGAGTAGCAAATCTCAAAAGATGGTACATGGCTTTTGGATCCCTTATATTAACTGGCGCGAAACAAAAATTGTAGCGATCCTTGAGGGAGAGACCCTGGACCCTCTCGAGCATATTAGCAACCTTCTTGATACTATCCTGCTGGCACATGAAGTATGTCTTGTCGATGCGGCAATTGTCACGGAACTTATCCAACAAGTCAGAGAAAGTGAGGTTGGGGAACTGACTGGCAAACATTTCCACTTGTTCGAAGCAAGGAAAAAGACCAATTTTTTGTGCCTCCTCAAACGGCTGTTGCAGGCACTGAATTAAATAATCCAAATCATCCAACAAGAAAGTGGTTGTGAGTCCATCTGGATAAACACTTCCCCTCCGACCAGCACGCCCAGCTATCTGCTTTACCTGTGAAGCAGCAACAGGTACCATCTTGTCCCCGTTGTACTTGGACAAGCTATAGAACACAACCCTCCTAATGTTAAGGTTCAGACCCATACCAACCGCATCACTCGCTACAAGAACATCATACTCATTATCCTGTTCGTTGAACAATGTTGCTTGCTGGCGCCTTGTCTCCGGTGGCAAAGCTCCATATATGACGCAACACTTGTGCTTCGTAAACTTCTCAATTGCCAGCTTCACCTCAAATATCTCTCTGCGTGAGAACGCAACAACGCAATCACCAGAGCGAACATTCTTGAGGTCTCCAAGTAGCGACTTGGCCTCGACAACAAGTGGCTTGAACCGCTCATACTGATGCACCTCCAAATCATCTCCAGTATCTGCGCAGACCTTACTAACAATCTTGAGCACACTAGGGTCACCACAGAGATGTATCTCATCTGCCTTGATCCCAAGAACAGCACGTGACCACGCATAGCCCCTGACAGGGTCAGCCATCATCTGTATCTCATCAACCACGGCGACTTCGTAGAGCTCCTCCGTGGACAGCATCTCAATAGTGCAAGCAACATGGTTGGAGAAGGGAACTTCCTTTATCTCCTGGCCAGTGCGGAGGGTGCAGTAGACACCGAGTGCATTGACCTTATCGAATACCTCCATGGCGAGGAGCCGGAGCGGGCTGCAGTACACACCGGACTTGGCGGCGCTGAAGCGTGCGAGTGCGTTGTGCGTCTTGCCGCTGTTGGTGGGCCCGCAATGGTACACCACCCGCCGGCGCATGGCGCGGGCGAAGGGGTACCAGGTGTGCGGCGCCGTGAGGTCGGCCGCAGCCATGACGGACTTGTTCTGCCTCAACTGATCCGCATGGTAGTTGAGACAGTACTCGGCGAAGGCCGGGAGGAGGAGGGCGTGCGCGTCCTCGCCCGGGAGAGAAAGGAGCCGCTCGGCGGATTCTTGGGAGAGGCGCGAAGGGATGAAGTGGCGGAAGTGCCGAGCGTACGTGGGAAACTCTGAGGAGGGGATGTAGAGCGCGAGGACCTGGTCGGCAATGGCGGGATCCTTGGCGAAGCGGCGGGTGAGGGCCACCACGTCGTCCCACGTGGCCTTCGGGAGGCGCGACGAGCCCGTCGCAGGCTCGGTGGTGGAGAGCTCGCGCCATAGCTGCTTCGGGTCCAGCGGCGGCAGCTTCCGATCAGGGTCAGCGGGTGCGTCAGACGAAAGGAAGCGATGTTGGGATGGGAGCCATGGGGATGGAGATTGGGGGGCAGGGCGGTGGAGGTGGGAGAAGGTGGGGAGGAGAAGGCGGCGGTACGGCGATGAGGTGGTGCGGCGGATAagcgaggcggcgatggcggcggccatGGGTCCGTTTGGGTTACgagacggcggcggccggcggcatggggtggaagaggggaagaggggaAGCGGCGCGCGACAGGCGGGCGGCCCCGATCAGGATCCTGGGCCAAAGTGGGCTCGAAGCGGACGGCGGGGAGATAGGTGGGCTTCAAACGAACCACGTCGCGGGGCGCTGACTGCGTGGAGAATGTGATGATTGATTTTACCCTAAAATAACTTGCTCAAAAAGAAAGCATCTACCGGTCTACCCTAAAAAAACGAATCTACTGATTATAGCAAGAcatctaaaaatttcaaaaaatgaataaatcATGATATCCAAAAGTAAAACAATTTTAGgtaccaccaccaacaacaacaaagTCTTTAATCCCAAATAAGTTAGGATAGGTTAGAGGTGAAactcataagatctcgcaaccaactcatggatctgacacatggatagcaagcttccacgcacccctgtccatagctagctctttggtggtactccaatccttcaggtctctttTAACGGACTCCTcacatgtcaaattcggtctacccctcCTTCTTttgacattctccgcatgctttagccgtccgctatgcactggagtttctggaggcctgcgctgaatatgctcAAACCATTTTAGACGATGTTAGACAAGCTTCttttcaattggtgctaccccaattctatctcgtatatcatcattccggactctcgatccttcctcgtgtggccacacatttATCTCAACATACACATCTCCGCCACGCCTAActattgaacatgtcgccttttagtcagccaacactcagcgccatacaacattacgTGTCGAACCACCGtcttgtagaacttgccttttagcttttgtggcactctcttgtcacagagaatgccagaagcttggcgccacttcatccatccggctttgattcgatggttcacatcttcatcaatacccccatcctcctgcagcattgaccccaaataccgaaaggtgtccttctgaggcaccacctagccatcaaggctaacctcctcctcctcctcacacctagcagtactgaaaccgcacaacatgtactcggttttagttctactaagtctaaaccctttcgattccaaggtttgtctccataactctaacttcctatttacccccatttgattatcgtcaactagcaccacatcatccgcaaagagcatacaccatgggatgtctccttgtatatcccttgtgacctcatccatcaccaatgcaaaaagataagggctcaaagctgacccctgatgcagtcctatcttaatcgggaagtcatcagtgtcgacatcacttgttcgaacacttgtcacaatatTATCGTACAtttccttgatgagggtaatgtactttgctgggactttgtgtttctccaagtcccaccacatgacattctgcggtatcttatcataggccttctccaagtcaatgaacaccatatgcaagtccttcttttgctccctatatctctccataagttgttgtaccaagaaaatggcttccatggtcaacCTCCCAGGCATgcaaccaaactgatttttggtcaccttggcattcttcttaagcggtgctcaatgactctctcacatagcttcattgtatggctcatcagcttaattccatggtagttagtacaactctgaacattgtgacgcccccgattcaattgtacactaatcatacacgcaaatgtgtacgatcaagatcagggactcacgggaagatatcacaacacaactctagacacaaataaaataatacaagctttatattacaagccaggggcctcgagggctcgaatacaagctcgatacacaagattcggcggaagcaacaatatcttagtacagacataagttaaacaaggatgccttaattaagaaggctagcacaaaagcaacgcgatcgaagaggcaaggcctcctgcctgggacctcctaactactcctggtcttcgacGGCCTCCATGTAgcagtatccgtcggcggtggcatctggctccagggatccaccatctggttgcatcaaccggaaatgagaaagaagggggaaaaggggtagcaaagcgaccgtgagtactcatccaaagtactcgcaagcatcagatctatactaagtatgcattggtatcaaatggaaggtttgtatatgtggactgaactgcagaatgccagaatagagggggaaggcctagcctatcaaagactagcatcttcacgcagctccaagcatcttgcagcatgtagaagagtaaaaagtagcattttaatatttaacaagcatgttgtaacatcaacgcccagagatccttcctcgattCCCTGCGAGAAAGCCATCTCggggccacatatccatcacatatctcaagtatccatttctagttatataagatcaggatataagtctgaacgtccattaccgtggacacggtatttgtaggaccttgaagtatgtctagaggggggtgattagactacttgaccaattaaaaacttaaccttttcccaattttagtctttggcagattttagctatcttagcacaagtcaagcaatcttcacacaattcaagcaagcatgcaaagagtatatgagcagcggaagcatgcaacttgcaagaatgtaaagggaagggtttggagatttcaaacgcaatttggagacacggtgatttttgagccgtggttccgataggtggtgctatcatacatccacgttgatggagacttcaacccacgaagggtaacggttgcgcgagtccacggagggctccacccaagaagggtccatgaagaagcaaccttgtctatcccaccatggctgtctcccacgaaggacttgcctcactagcggtagatcttcacgaagtaggcgatctccttgcccttacaaactccttggttcaactccacaatcttgtcggaggctcccaagtgatacctagccaatctaggagacaccactctccaagaagtaacaaatggtgtgttgatgatgaactccttgctcttgtgcttcaaatgatagtctccccaacactcaactctatctcacaggatttggatctggtggaaagaagatttgagtggaaagaaacttggggaaggctagagatcaagattcatatggtacgaatggaatatcttggccttaacacatgagtaggtagttctctctcagaaatggtaagttggaagtgtaggtttgttctgatggctctctccacgaatgaagaggaggtggaggggtatatatagcctccacacaaaatctaaccgttacacacaatttaccaatctcggtgggatcaaatcaacaaactcggccggactgattcagtaaacctagtgaccgttagtgattttggtgggaccgacatgcaactcgatgggaccgatatggttagggttaggacataacgtaatcttggtgagaccgattacacaaacttggtgagaccgattttggtaattagctaaccagagagttggtcaggtaaactcggtgggaccgattcgctcttttcggtgagaccgattttggtaattagctaaccagagagttggtcaggtaaactcggtgggaccgattcgctcttttcggtgagaccgaaatgttacgaaaaggaaacagagagtttacattgcaatctcagtgggaccgatcctCACTTcgattagaccgaaacgttacgaagggaaacagagagattacaatcccatctcggtgagaccgagatccctatcggtgagaccgatttgcctattgtttgtggcagtggctatgacatctgaactcggtggcgccggatagaaagaatcggtggggccgagtttgactttaggtttaggtcatatgtggatatgaggaagtagttgagggtttttggagcatatcactaagcacttgaagcaagaaactcattaagaaacacctcatccctccttgatagtattggcttttcctatagactcaatgtgatcttggatcactaaaatataaaatgaagagtcttgagcttttgagcttgagccaatccttttatccttttgagggatccactttcgtcatccatgccatgccattcattgagctttcctgaaatatttgtcttggaatagtattagctcaatgagctatatgttgttatgaattaccaaaaccacctagggatagttgcactttcaatctccccctttttggtaattgatgacaacatatagatcaaagcttcgacaaatgataataagattgaaaaacatcatcgctttgagaagtgtgtgataagcaagagctccccctaaatttgtgcatggtttaagatttgctttggactgcaaatgcacaaggaattaggctcatgggttactcttccatgtcacatacatcttggtggagcgctcaaaataatagagattgaatacatgcactcatcaccaagcaaagtgaatgatcatacaaagataaatgagataatatcatccaacaagcataagtgtagcttatgatcaaacacatgatcatcaatgtctcacagataatagcatagtatctcaagcaagcaaaagcatacaaagttcaaccacgaagacaagagagaacaaaagcaaactctctctctcgaagcctatgatctatacatttttctccccctttggcaacaagttaccaaaaagttcctagaaaatgcatagtactatttcgtctctcaggcttggtcttctgttggtggtgtagagatggctccttggacgaagacttcagttgatgtagatggagttGAAGgagttggtgaaggaaatatgccctagaggcaataataaagttattatttatttcctcatatcatgataaatgtttattattcatgctagaattgtattaaccggaaacatgatacatgtgtgaatacatagacaaacatatagtcagtagtatgcctctacttgactagctcattaatcaaagatggttatgtttcctaaccatagacatgtgttgtcatttgattaatgggatcacatcattagaagaatgatgtgattgacatgaaccattccgttagcctagcacttgatcgtttagtatattgctattgctttcttcatgacttatacatgttcctgtaactatgagaaatatgcaactcccgtttatcggaggaacactttgggtactaccaaacgtcacaacgtaactgggtgattataaaggagtactacaggtgtctccgaaggtacatgttgagttggcgtatttcgagattaggttttgtcactccgattgtcggagaggtatctctgggccctctcggtaatgcacatctttataagccttgcaagcaatgtgaccaaatgagttggttacggaatgatgcattacggaacgagtaaagagacttgccagtaacgagattgaactaggtattggataccaacgatcaaatctcgggcaagtaacataccgatgacaaagggaacaacgtatgttgttatgcggtttgaccgataaagatcttcgtaaaatatgtaggaaccaatatgggcatccaggttccgctattggttattgaccgagaatagttctaggtcatgtctacataattctcgaacccatagggtccgcacgcttaacgttatgatgacagttttattatgagtttataagttttgatgtaccgaagtttgttcggagtcccggatgtgatcacggacgtaacgaggagtctcgaaatggtcgagacataaagattgatatattgtaagcctatatttggacatcggaatcgttccgggtgaaatcggcattttaccggagtaccgggaggttaccggaaccccccggggggttattgggcctacatgggcctcgagggagaagagggaaggaggtaggagggggccgcgcgcccctccccttcctagtccgaataggacaagggaagggggcggcgccccccctttccttcccctcttcctcctctttccccccttctcctattccaactaggaaagaagggagtcctactcccggtgggagtaagactccccccttggcgcaccctccttggccggccgcctcctcccccctggctcctttatatacgggggcggggggcaccccatagacacacaagttgatctatggatcgttccttagccgtgtgcggtgcccccctccaccatattccaccttggttatatcgtcgcggagtttagcgaagccctgcgccggtagagcatcatcatcgtcaccacaccgtcgtgctggcggaactcatccccgaagctttgctggatcggagcccggggatcgtcatcgagctgaacgtgtgctgaactcggaggtgccgtacgttcggtacttggatcggtcggatcgtgaagacgtacgactacatcaaccgcgttgtcataacgcttccgcttaaggtctacgagggtacatggacaacactctctcctctcgttgctatgccatcaccatgatcttgcgtgtacgtaggaaattttttgaaattactacgttccccaacagtggcatccgaacctaggttttatgcgttgatgttatatgcacgagtagaacacaagtgagttgtgggcgatacaagtcatactgcttaccggcatgtcatactttggttcggcggtattgtgagatgaagcggcccggaccgacattacgcgtacgcttacgcgagactcgtttcaccgttgcgagcactcgtgcttaaaggtgactggcgggtgtctgtctctctcactttagctgaatcgagtgtggctacgcccggtccttgcgaaggttaaaacagcaccaacttgacaaactatcgttgtggtttttatgcgtaggtaagaacggttcttgctaaagcccgtagcagccacgtaaaatttgcaacaacaaagtagaggacatctaacttgtttttgcagggcatgttgtgatgtgatatggtcaagacatgatgctatattttattgtatgagatgatcatgttttgtaaccgaagttatcggcaactggcaggagccatatggttgtcgctttattgtatgaaatgcaaacgccctgtaattgctttactttatctctaagcggtagcgatagtcgtagaagcaatagatggcgtaacgacaacgatgctacgatggagatcaaggtgtcgcgccggtgacgatggtgatcacgacggtgcttcgaagatggagatcacaagcacaagatgatgatggccatatcatatcacttatattgattgcatgtgatgtttatcctttatgcatcttatcttgctttgattgacggtagcattttaagatgatctctcactaataatcaagaagtgttctccctgagtatgcaccattgcgaaagttcttcgtgctgagacaccacatgatgatcgggtgtgataggctctacgttcaaatacaacaggtgcaaaacagttgcacacgcggaatactcaggtcatacttgacgagcctagcatatatagatatggcctcggaacacgaagaccgaaaggtcgaacgtgaatcatatagtagatatgatcaacatagtgatgttcaccattgaaactactccatctcacgtgatgatcggacatggtttagttgatttggatcacgtaatcacttagatgactagagagatgtctgtctaagtgggagttcttaagtaatatgattaattgaacttaaatttatcatgaacttagtacctgatagtattttgcttatctatgtttgtttgtagatagatggctcgtgctgttgttccgttgaattttaatgcgttccttgagaaagcaaagttgaaagatgatggtagcaattacatggactgggtccgtaacctgaggattatcctcattgctgcatagaaaagttacgtcctggaagcaccgctgggtgccaggcctgctgctgatgcaactgacgacgttaagaacgtctggcagagcaaagctgatgactactcgatagttcagtgtgccatgctttacggcttagaaccgggtcttcaacgatgttttgaacgtcatggagcatatgagatgttccaggagttgaagttaatatttcaagcaaatgcccggattgagagatatgaagtctccaataagttctatagctgcaagatggaggagaatagttctgtcagtgaacatatactcaaaatgtctgggtataataatcacttgattcaactgggagttaatcttcctgatgatagtgtcattgacagaattcttcaatcactgccaccaagctacaagagcttcgtgatgaactataatatgcaagggatgaacaagactattcccgagctcttcgcgatgctaaaagccgcggaggtagaaatcaagaaggagcatcaagtgttgatggttaacaagaccaccagtttcaagaaaaagggcaaagggaagaagaaggggaacttcaaaaagaacagtaagcaagttgctgctcaagagaagaaacccaagtctggacctaagcctgaaactgagtgcttctactgcaagcagactggacactggaagcggaactgccccaagtatttggcggataagaaggatggcaaagtgaacaaaggtatatgtgatatacatgttattgatgtgtaccttactaatgctcgcagtagcacctgggtatttgatactggttctgttgctaatatttgcaactcgaaacagggactacgaattaagcgaagattatctaaggacgaggtgacgatgcgcgtgggaaatggttccaaagtcgatgtgatcgcggtcggcacgctacctctacatctaccatcgggattagttttagacctaaataattgttatttggtgccagcgttgagcatgaacattatatctggatcttgtttgatgcgagacggttatccatttaaatcagagaataatggttgttctatttatatgagtaatatcttttatggtcatgcacccttgaaaagtggtctatttttattgaatctcgatagtagtgatacacatattcatagtgttgaaaccaaaagatgcagagttgataatgatagtgcaacttatttgtggcactgccgtttaggtcatatcggtgtaaagcgcatgaagaaactccatactgatgggcttttggaatcacttgattatgaatcacttggtacttgcgaaccgtgcctcatgggcaagatgactaaaacgccgttctccggaactatggagcgagcaactgatttgttggaaatcatacatactgatgtttgtggtccaatgaatgttgaggctcgcggcgggtatcattattttctcaccttcacagatgatttgagcagatatgggtatatttacttgatgaaacacaagtctgaaacatttgaaaagttcaaagaatttcagagaatgggaaaatcatcgtaacaagaaaataaaatttctacgatctgatcgtggaggagaatatttgagttacgagtttggtctacacttgaaacaatgcggaatagtttcgcaactcacaccacccgaaacaccacaacgaaatggtgtgtccgaacgtcgtaatcgtactttactagatatggtgcgatctatgatgtctcttaccgatttaccgctatcgttttggggttatactttagagacggtcgcattcacgttaaatagggcaccgtcaaaatccgttgagacgacgccttatgaactgtggtttggcaagaaaccaaagttgtcgtttcttaaagtttggggctgcgatgcttatgtgaagaaacttcaaccagataagctcgaacccaaatcggagaaatgtgtcttcataggatacccaaaagagactattgggtacaccttctatcacagatctgagggcaagattttcgttgctaaaatcggatcctttctagagaaggagtttctctcgaaagaagtgagtgggaggaaagtagaacttgatgagataactgtatctactcccttattggaaagtagttcatcacaagaactggttcctgtgacaactacaccaattagtgaggaagctagtgatattgatcatgaaacttcagatcaagtttctgctgaacctcgtaggtctaccagagtaagatccgcaccagagtggtacggtaatccaattttggaagtcatgttgcttgaccatgatgaacctacgaactatgaggaagcgatgatgagcccagattccgcaaaatggctagaggacatgaaatctgagatgggatcca is a window encoding:
- the LOC123045661 gene encoding ATP-dependent RNA helicase SUV3L, mitochondrial, whose translation is MAAAIAASLIRRTTSSPYRRLLLPTFSHLHRPAPQSPSPWLPSQHRFLSSDAPADPDRKLPPLDPKQLWRELSTTEPATGSSRLPKATWDDVVALTRRFAKDPAIADQVLALYIPSSEFPTYARHFRHFIPSRLSQESAERLLSLPGEDAHALLLPAFAEYCLNYHADQLRQNKSVMAAADLTAPHTWYPFARAMRRRVVYHCGPTNSGKTHNALARFSAAKSGVYCSPLRLLAMEVFDKVNALGVYCTLRTGQEIKEVPFSNHVACTIEMLSTEELYEVAVVDEIQMMADPVRGYAWSRAVLGIKADEIHLCGDPSVLKIVSKVCADTGDDLEVHQYERFKPLVVEAKSLLGDLKNVRSGDCVVAFSRREIFEVKLAIEKFTKHKCCVIYGALPPETRRQQATLFNEQDNEYDVLVASDAVGMGLNLNIRRVVFYSLSKYNGDKMVPVAASQVKQIAGRAGRRGSVYPDGLTTTFLLDDLDYLIQCLQQPFEEAQKIGLFPCFEQVEMFASQFPNLTFSDLLDKFRDNCRIDKTYFMCQQDSIKKVANMLERVQGLSLKDRYNFCFAPVNIRDPKAMYHLLRFATHYSQSRRVSIAMGMPKGSARNDTELLDLETKHQVLSMYLWLSHHFEEDNFPHVQKAEEMATNIAVLLGKSLAKASWKPESRQQAKQRREEKEESDSNAEQVSDDDAKNVSKVGYERTRSLPKKFPRTRHGQPSHNSSLNLLA